A genomic window from Triticum urartu cultivar G1812 chromosome 7, Tu2.1, whole genome shotgun sequence includes:
- the LOC125519483 gene encoding F-box protein At5g07610-like codes for CVSFRRSCSDFPSRTPAERLTDDLLVEILSRVPAKSLCRCKCVSKHWLGLIQHPDHRKRLPQTLAGFFYGSSTTGQRLLESPFYFTSLSVSGDPRPPFDTSLTFLPIDLLDSCNGLLLCRCHDVSDGVGAFHYVVCNPAMEKWVILPNSGKANTEVAATCLGFDPALSSHFHVFEFIEENTELSGVAVYSSETEEWVYKEKRWNSDTWLASGHSSATDFLNGLLFFLAFDLDLHDCVAAVDTKGETWMKFSDPGGQFDDFGVVEGFIQRSQGRLHYASFQRDKDGVVIRLIVYVLENYQDEQWILKHSIETSSVFGWTDLCLDGDLDFVAIHLECNLVFFIAGGITLICYNMDNRQVKVISHLAGGKPLFLPYVPLYTESQSLHI; via the coding sequence TGTGTTTCTTTCCGCAGATCTTGCTCCGATTTCCCCAGCCGGACGCCGGCCGAGAGGCTGACCGACGACCTCCTCGTGGAGATCCTCTCGCGCGTCCCCGCCAAGTCGCTCTGCCGCTGCAAGTGCGTCTCGAAGCACTGGCTCGGGCTCATCCAGCACCCCGACCACCGCAAAAGGCTCCCCCAAACCCTGGCCGGCTTCTTCTACGGCAGCAGCACCACCGGGCAGCGGCTTCTGGAGTCGCCCTTCTACTTTACCAGCCTCTCGGTCTCGGGGGACCCCCGCCCTCCGTTTGATACCTCCCTCACCTTCCTGCCCATCGATCTACTTGACTCCTGCAACGGCCTCCTCCTCTGCCGATGCCACGACGTTTCCGATGGGGTTGGCGCATTCCATTATGTCGTGTGCAATCCGGCCATGGAGAAGTGGGTCATATTGCCCAACTCCGGCAAGGCCAATACCGAGGTGGCCGCCACATGTTTGGGCTTTGACCCGGCACTGTCGTCGCATTTCCATGTGTTTGAGTTTATAGAGGAGAACACCGAACTTTCCGGAGTGGCAGTGTATTCGTCTGAAACCGAAGAGTGGGTTTATAAGGAGAAGAGATGGAACAGTGATACCTGGCTTGCTAGTGGGCACTCCTCCGCAACTGACTTTCTAAATGGCCTTCTGTTTTTTCTTGCCTTTGACCTCGACTTACACGATTGTGTAGCTGCGGTGGACACCAAGGGAGAAACATGGATGAAATTCAGTGACCCTGGTGGTCAGTTCGATGATTTTGGTGTGGTTGAAGGTTTTATTCAGCGGTCGCAGGGCCGCTTACATTATGCCAGTTTTCAGAGGGATAAAGATGGTGTTGTCATTCGACTAATAGTTTATGTTTTGGAGAACTATCAAGACGAACAATGGATACTGAAGCATAGCATTGAAACTTCGAGCGTATTTGGATGGACAGATTTATGCCTTGATGGGGATCTTGATTTTGTTGCAATTCACCTGGAATGCAACTTGGTGTTCTTCATTGCGGGGGGTATCACATTAATATGCTATAATATGGATAATCGGCAAGTCAAAGTGATTTCCCATCTTGCAGGTGGCAAGCCGCTATTTCTACCCTATGTGCCGTTGTACACAGAGTCACAATCATTGCACATTTGA